In Kwoniella dejecticola CBS 10117 chromosome 6, complete sequence, a genomic segment contains:
- a CDS encoding histidinol dehydrogenase produces the protein MSTPPFLPLIDPSGSTLLPSLALLGPVLIPSTLVQAVLPTLPSQASYYVHAEDSNEDLISYLDNGAQKIVISLSQLQELDGQVPKERLILRIAEENLSSVKEYDGEISGIYLTSSAIHTPKSIGLPNLDIFIQHPSPNPTELLQSIKSSRPSSYVIPTEYLAASAKTTSTHLSIAEAFLAPIISDRPDGLFPTIVSSSNHSIKPLGLVYSSVESVTEAILTQKGVYQSRKHGLWRKGETSGAVQELVGVKADCDSDALVFEVVQHGSGFCHLPQSTCFGNFSGLAKLEDTLKSRLESAPEGSYTKRIFTDDKLLRSKIMEEAEELCDAQDKDHIAFEAADLLYFALARCISKGVSLKDVEKALDKKSLKITRRKGDAKPKWENKINGTGGEARENQAVKVESKPTEPIPKTFPEVDESRIKMRNVTLSKLNKEEQKKLLLRPVLNSLAMIDKVKPIVERVRKEGDAGLKAMTKQFDKADLSSNVLLPPFQTPSAEQLPEDVRKAIDVAYENVKTFHQAQAETKPLIVETMPGVQCSRFVRPIARVGVYVPGGTAILPSTAIMLGVPAQVAGCKTIVLATPPRPDGSISPEVLYVAKLVGVTCILKAGGAQAVGAMAYGTEEVPKVDKIFGPGNQWVTAAKMLVQNDTDALVAIDMPAGPSEVLVIADHTANPIFVASDLLSQAEHGTDSQVVLVGINLTAKLLEEIEDQIDIQAKALPRVAIAREAIKKSVIVLVESQKEAIDFSNEYAPEHLILHLEEAEKAVEGIENAGSVFVGAFSPESCGDYASGTNHTLPTNGFARQFSGVNTLSFQKHITSQLVSGDGLRVLGPSVVRLAEREGLEAHANAVRVRLAELSK, from the exons ATGTCCACACCGCCCTTCTTGCCCCTGATAGATCCATCCGGATCGACactcctcccttctctcgcCCTCCTCGGCCCCGTTCTTATCCCTTCCACCCTCGTCCAAGCCGTGCTACCGACTTTGCCGTCTCAAGCAAGCTACTATGTCCACGCTGAAGACTCCAACGAAGATCTGATCTCATACTTGGACAACGGAGCTCAGAAGATCGTCATTTCCCTTTCGCAACTTCAGGAATTAGATGGTCAAGTACCCAAAGAACGCCTGATTCTCAGAATCGCCGAAGAAAACCTGTCCTCCGTTAAAGAATACGACGGAGAAATCAGCGGTATCTACCTAACCTCTTCCGCAATTCACACACCCAAATCTATCGGCTTACCCAACCTCGACATATTCATTCAACACCCTTCACCGAATCCCACCGAACTCTtacaatccatcaaatcctCCCGACCCTCGTCATACGTCATTCCTACAGAGTACCTCGCCGCATCCGCCAAGACCACTTCAACCCACCTTTCCATCGCCGAAGCTTTCCTCGCGCCCATCATCTCCGATCGACCGGACGGCCTCTTCCCCACCATCGTCTCGTCCTCGAACCACTCTATCAAACCTTTGGGTCTAGTTTATTCCTCAGTCGAATCGGTGACAGAGGCAATCTTGACCCAGAAAGGCGTCTACCAATCTCGTAAACACGGATTGTGGAGGAAAGGCGAAACGTCCGGAGCCGTACAGGAGCTTGTCGGCGTCAAGGCGGATTGCGATAGTGATGCCTTAGTCTTTGAGGTTGTCCAGCACGGATCAGGATTCTGCCATCTCCCACAATCGACATGTTTCGGCAATTTCAGCGGACTCGCCAAACTCGAAGATACGTTGAAATCGAGATTAGAATCCGCACCTGAAGGCTCATATACCAAGCGGATCTTCACAGATGACAAATTGCTGAGAAGCAAGATTATGGAAGAGGCTGAGGAGCTTTGCGACGCTCAAGATAAAGACCACATAGCCTTCGAAGCGGCCGATTTGCTATATTTCGCATTGGCCAGGTGCATATCGAAAGGAGTGAGCTTGAAGGATGTGGAGAAAGCCCTGGACAAGAAGTCGCTGAAAATCACCAGGAGAAAAGGGGATGCTAAACCCAAGTGGGAGAACAAAATTAATGGCACCGGCGGTGAAGCTAGAGAGAACCAAGCGGTCAAAGTGGAGTCAAAGCCGACTGAACCTATACCGAAGACGTTCCCCGAAGTAGACGAGTCCCGCATCAAGATGCGAAATGTGACCCTttcaaagctgaacaaggaggaacagaagaAATTGCTCTTACGACCCGTGTTGAACTCTTTAGCAATGATAGATAAAGTCAAACCTATAGTGGAGCGGGTCCGAAAAGAAGGTGATGCTGGATTGAAAGCTATGACCAAGCAATTCGATAAAGCCGACCTCTCCTCGAACGTTTTGTTACCGCCGTTCCAGACCCCCTCAGCTGAACAGCTCCCTGAAGACGTCAGGAAAGCCATCGATGTAGCCTACGAGAACGTCAAGACCTTCCACCAGGCTCAAGCAGAGACTAAACCGCTCATAGTGGAGACCATGCCCGGAGTACAATGTTCGCGATTCGTTAGGCCAATAGCGAGAGTCGGAGTGTATGTACCTGGAGGCACGGCGATCCTGCCTTCAACAGCTATCATGTTGGGTGTACCCGCTCAAGTCGCTGGGTGCAAGACCATCGTACTGGCTACGCCTCCTCGACCAGACGGCTCCATCTCGCCTGAAGTACTTTACGTGGCTAAATTAGTAGGAGTGACCTGTATACTCAAGGCTGGAGGCGCTCAAGCCGTCGGAGCTATGGCGTACGGTACGGAAGAAGTTCCCAAGGTAGACAAGATTTTCGGACCGGGTAATCAATGGGTCACAGCTGCTAAGATGTTGGTGCAAAATGACACGGATGCTTTGGTGGCTATCGACATGCCAGCTGGTCCTTCTGAAGTCTTA GTAATTGCGGACCACACAGCCAACCCTATATTCGTCGCTTCCGACCTTCTCTCCCAGGCAGAACACGGCACAGACTCCCAAGTGGTCTTGGTCGGTATAAACCTTACTGCGAAATTActggaagagatcgaagatcaAATTGATATCCAAGCGAAAGCTTTGCCCAGAGTCGCTATCGCTCGAGAAGCCATCAAGAAATCGGTCATTGTCCTTGTCGAAAGCCAAAAAGAAGCGATCGACTTCTCGAATGAATACGCTCCAGAACACTTGATCTTGCACTTGGAGGAAGCTGAAAAAGCTGTGGAGGGGATCGAAAATGCGGGATCGGTCTTCGTCGGTGCTTTCTCACCTGaatc GTGCGGTGATTATGCCTCAGGAACGAATCATACCCTCCCTACGAACGGTTTCGCCCGACAGTTCTCGGGAGTGAATACCCTGTCTTTCCAGAAACACATTACTTCTCAACTTGTCTCTGGAGATGGATTGAGAGTACTTGGACCTAGTGTGGTCAGATTGGCGGAGAGAGAAGGCTTAGAAGCTCATGCCAATGCAGTCAGAGTCAGATTGGCTGAGCTAAGTAAATAG